One Sagittula stellata E-37 genomic window carries:
- a CDS encoding molybdopterin oxidoreductase family protein, which yields MGEPRVDTAPRISDEVRKTTCYMCACRCGINVHMKSGKVAYIEGNRDHPVNKGVLCAKGSAGIMQHNSPARLRAPLRRTGPRGSGEFEEITWEEALETAVSWLKPLRETAPEKLAFFTGRDQSQSFTGWWAQQYGTPNFAAHGGFCSVNMAAAGIYTMGGAFWEFGSPDWEHAKLFVLFGVAEDHDSNPIKMGIGKLKARGAKIVGVNPVRSGYNAVADDWVGITPGTDGLLILSLVHCLLKAGRIDLDYLSRFTDAPVLLDGDPRSDTHGLFLRDGEGKPLVVDRLSGKTVAFDTPGIRPDLAGHIRRAGVSHGTVMSRLAETYLSDSYAPEAVADRCGLTPARIRALAAEIARAAFDAPVVLDRPWTDFRGERHAQMIGRPVAFHAMRGISAHSNGFQTCRALHLLQILIGAVETPGGMRFKPPYPKPATAHPKPHAQSVPGQPLNGPHLGYPQGPADLALGPDGKALRIDKAFTWENPLSAHGLMHMVISNAVAGDPYRIDTLFLYMANMAWNSSMNTQGVMEMLTRTDDSGDYVIPRIIYSDAYSSEMVAYADLILPDTTYLERHDCISLLDRPISEPGAAADAIRWPVVEPDRDVRGFQSVLLDLGARLGLPGMVDDAGAPLYDDYADYMVNHERKPGIGPLSGWRLGKNGLQHGRGDPNGGQLDSYIANGGFNAMHIPVDAQYFKPWNMGYQDWAVEHGLMDAPTPYLFTLYAEPLRRFQRAAEGKGDVQPPDHLRDRIRDCLTPLPVWYPPFDGGDTADFPIHALTQRPMAMYHSWGSQNAWLRQIHGHNPLYLPTALMQAQGLHDGDWVRVTSPHGEITVPVLEMVALNPNTVWTWNAIGKRKGAWALDPDAPEATKGFLLNHLIHELLPPKGDGLRWSNSDPVTGQAAWFDLRVRIAKATPPQEARPQTGRQTSPVPPSPDTLRWQVRD from the coding sequence ATGGGAGAGCCACGGGTCGATACAGCGCCGCGTATCTCGGATGAGGTCCGCAAGACGACGTGCTACATGTGCGCCTGCCGCTGCGGGATCAACGTGCACATGAAGTCCGGCAAGGTCGCCTATATCGAAGGCAATCGTGACCACCCGGTGAACAAGGGCGTGCTCTGCGCGAAGGGCAGCGCCGGGATCATGCAGCACAATTCGCCCGCCCGGCTGAGGGCGCCCCTGCGTCGCACAGGCCCGCGCGGTTCGGGCGAATTCGAGGAAATCACCTGGGAAGAGGCACTGGAAACAGCGGTTTCCTGGCTGAAACCCCTGCGCGAGACGGCGCCCGAAAAGCTGGCCTTCTTCACCGGGCGCGACCAGTCGCAAAGCTTCACCGGCTGGTGGGCGCAGCAATACGGCACGCCGAACTTCGCGGCACATGGCGGCTTCTGCTCCGTCAACATGGCGGCGGCGGGCATCTACACCATGGGCGGCGCCTTCTGGGAGTTCGGCTCCCCCGACTGGGAGCACGCGAAGCTCTTCGTGCTGTTCGGCGTGGCCGAGGACCACGACAGCAACCCGATCAAGATGGGGATCGGCAAGCTCAAGGCGCGCGGTGCGAAGATCGTCGGCGTGAACCCGGTGCGCTCCGGCTACAACGCCGTGGCGGACGATTGGGTGGGGATCACGCCGGGCACCGACGGCCTGCTGATCCTCAGCCTCGTGCATTGCCTGTTGAAGGCCGGGCGCATCGACCTCGACTACCTGTCGCGCTTCACCGACGCGCCGGTCCTCCTCGACGGCGACCCGCGGTCCGATACGCATGGCCTGTTTCTGCGCGACGGGGAGGGCAAGCCCCTTGTCGTCGACCGGCTGAGCGGCAAGACGGTGGCCTTCGACACACCCGGCATCCGGCCCGACCTGGCCGGTCACATCCGGCGGGCCGGCGTCAGCCACGGCACGGTCATGTCCCGTCTGGCCGAGACCTACCTGTCCGACAGCTACGCGCCCGAGGCGGTGGCCGACCGCTGCGGCCTGACGCCCGCGCGTATCCGCGCCCTGGCGGCCGAGATCGCCCGCGCCGCCTTCGATGCGCCGGTGGTGCTGGACCGCCCCTGGACCGACTTCCGGGGCGAGCGGCATGCGCAGATGATCGGCCGCCCGGTGGCCTTCCACGCCATGCGCGGCATCTCGGCCCATTCCAACGGATTTCAGACCTGCCGCGCGCTGCACCTCTTGCAGATCCTGATCGGCGCGGTGGAGACGCCAGGCGGCATGCGGTTCAAGCCGCCTTACCCGAAACCCGCCACCGCCCACCCGAAACCGCACGCACAGTCGGTTCCGGGCCAGCCGCTGAACGGCCCGCACCTCGGCTACCCGCAGGGGCCTGCCGACCTCGCGCTTGGGCCGGACGGCAAGGCGCTGAGGATCGACAAGGCCTTCACCTGGGAAAACCCGCTGTCCGCCCACGGGCTGATGCACATGGTGATCTCAAATGCGGTCGCCGGAGACCCGTACAGGATCGACACGCTGTTCCTCTACATGGCGAACATGGCGTGGAACTCCTCCATGAACACGCAAGGCGTGATGGAGATGCTGACCCGCACCGACGACAGCGGCGACTACGTCATCCCGCGCATCATCTACTCCGATGCCTATTCGTCCGAGATGGTGGCCTACGCCGACCTGATCCTGCCCGACACCACCTACCTCGAACGGCACGACTGCATCTCGTTGCTCGACCGCCCCATATCGGAACCCGGCGCCGCCGCCGACGCGATCCGCTGGCCGGTGGTGGAGCCCGACCGCGACGTGCGCGGTTTCCAGTCGGTGCTGCTGGACCTCGGCGCACGGCTGGGCCTGCCGGGCATGGTGGACGACGCGGGCGCGCCGCTTTACGACGATTACGCCGACTACATGGTTAATCACGAACGCAAACCCGGCATCGGCCCGCTCTCCGGCTGGCGCCTGGGCAAAAACGGGCTGCAACACGGGCGAGGCGACCCGAACGGCGGACAACTCGACAGCTACATCGCCAACGGCGGCTTCAACGCCATGCATATCCCGGTGGATGCGCAGTACTTCAAGCCGTGGAACATGGGCTACCAGGACTGGGCGGTGGAACACGGCCTGATGGACGCGCCCACCCCCTACCTCTTCACCCTCTACGCCGAACCCCTGCGTCGCTTCCAGCGCGCCGCCGAGGGCAAGGGCGACGTCCAGCCGCCCGACCACCTGCGCGACCGGATCAGGGACTGCCTGACGCCGCTGCCCGTCTGGTATCCCCCTTTCGACGGCGGCGACACAGCGGACTTCCCGATCCACGCGCTGACCCAGCGGCCCATGGCGATGTACCACTCCTGGGGCAGCCAGAACGCCTGGCTGCGCCAGATCCACGGCCACAACCCGCTCTACCTGCCGACGGCGCTCATGCAGGCACAGGGCCTGCACGACGGCGACTGGGTGCGCGTCACCTCCCCGCACGGAGAGATCACCGTCCCGGTTCTGGAAATGGTCGCGCTGAACCCGAATACGGTCTGGACGTGGAACGCTATCGGCAAGCGCAAGGGGGCCTGGGCGCTGGACCCGGACGCGCCCGAGGCAACGAAGGGCTTCCTGCTCAACCACCTGATCCACGAACTCCTGCCCCCGAAGGGCGACGGCCTGAGATGGTCGAACTCCGACCCGGTCACCGGGCAGGCCGCATGGTTCGACCTGCGCGTCCGCATCGCAAAGGCCACCCCCCCGCAGGAGGCGCGTCCGCAGACCGGCCGGCAGACCAGCCCCGTTCCTCCCTCTCCGGACACCCTCCGCTGGCAGGTCAGGGACTGA
- a CDS encoding 4Fe-4S dicluster domain-containing protein, whose product MTQLPERTDRTLGLVIDLDTCVGCHACVVACKGWNTQSQPSPLSDTDPYGADPSGTFLNRVHSYEVTPEAGAAQLVHFPKSCLHCEDAPCVTVCPTGASFKRTEDGIVLVNESDCIGCGLCAWACPYGARELDAAEGVMKKCTLCVDRIYNENLPEEDRVPACVRTCPAGARHFGDLSDPDSPVSLLVAERGGFDLMPEQGTRPVNKYLPPRPRDTWEEETDVLAPWLAPVAEEPRGFLGWLDRALDKL is encoded by the coding sequence ATGACACAACTGCCCGAACGCACCGACAGGACACTCGGCCTTGTCATCGACCTCGACACCTGTGTCGGCTGCCATGCCTGCGTCGTGGCCTGCAAGGGCTGGAACACGCAAAGCCAGCCCTCGCCGCTCTCGGACACCGACCCATACGGCGCCGATCCCTCTGGTACCTTCCTCAACCGCGTGCACAGCTATGAGGTCACGCCGGAGGCGGGCGCAGCCCAGCTGGTGCACTTCCCGAAAAGCTGCCTGCACTGCGAGGACGCGCCCTGCGTCACCGTCTGCCCCACCGGCGCCAGCTTCAAGCGGACCGAAGACGGCATCGTGCTGGTGAACGAAAGCGACTGCATCGGCTGCGGCCTCTGCGCCTGGGCATGCCCCTACGGCGCGCGCGAGCTGGACGCCGCCGAAGGGGTGATGAAGAAATGCACCCTCTGCGTCGACCGGATCTACAACGAGAACCTGCCCGAGGAGGACCGCGTCCCGGCCTGCGTCCGCACCTGTCCGGCGGGCGCGCGGCATTTCGGAGACCTCTCCGACCCCGACAGCCCCGTCAGCCTGCTGGTGGCAGAGCGCGGCGGGTTCGACCTCATGCCCGAACAGGGCACCAGACCCGTGAACAAGTACCTTCCGCCCCGACCCCGGGACACCTGGGAAGAGGAAACCGACGTGCTGGCCCCGTGGCTCGCGCCGGTGGCGGAGGAGCCGCGCGGCTTCCTCGGCTGGCTCGACCGGGCCCTCGACAAACTCTGA
- a CDS encoding dimethyl sulfoxide reductase anchor subunit family protein, with the protein MHPAPSLIAFTTLSGLGFGLLFWLGIDATPPTGWVAFVFFAIAFVLALGGLGASAKHLGRPERALKAFTQWRSSWLSREAWAAAAALTLSGFYAAALVFFATPVLPLGWLGALMALVTVGSTAMIYTQLRTVPRWHDPSTPVVFLLYALAGGALLSGRVVAAILLLVACGAAQGWVWWDGDRRLARSGTTLASATGLTHGTPRAFEPPHTGSNYLTREMVFVVGRKHAAKLRVIAATLAFILPVLLLLLPFHHLFALVAVVSHVAGVVVARWLFFAEAEHVVGLYYGRAPSG; encoded by the coding sequence ATGCATCCGGCCCCGTCTCTCATCGCCTTCACCACGCTGTCCGGCCTGGGCTTCGGCCTGTTGTTCTGGCTGGGCATCGACGCGACGCCGCCCACCGGCTGGGTGGCCTTCGTCTTCTTCGCTATCGCCTTCGTCCTCGCCCTGGGCGGGTTGGGCGCCAGCGCCAAACACCTCGGGCGGCCCGAGCGGGCGCTCAAGGCCTTCACCCAGTGGCGGTCGAGCTGGCTCTCGCGGGAGGCATGGGCCGCCGCCGCGGCGCTGACACTGAGCGGTTTTTACGCGGCCGCGCTGGTGTTCTTCGCGACGCCGGTCCTGCCGCTGGGTTGGCTGGGCGCGCTCATGGCGCTCGTCACTGTGGGATCGACCGCGATGATCTACACCCAGCTTCGGACCGTGCCGCGCTGGCACGATCCGTCGACGCCCGTGGTCTTCCTCCTCTACGCGCTGGCGGGGGGCGCGCTCTTGTCGGGCCGGGTTGTGGCCGCGATCCTCCTGCTCGTCGCCTGCGGTGCAGCCCAGGGCTGGGTGTGGTGGGACGGCGACCGGCGGTTGGCGCGCTCCGGCACGACGCTGGCCAGCGCCACCGGCCTCACCCATGGCACCCCGCGTGCCTTCGAGCCGCCGCACACCGGGTCCAACTACCTCACGCGCGAGATGGTCTTTGTCGTGGGGCGCAAGCACGCGGCGAAACTGCGGGTCATCGCCGCAACGCTTGCTTTTATCCTGCCGGTCCTGCTGCTGCTCCTGCCGTTCCACCACCTGTTTGCGCTTGTTGCAGTGGTGTCCCATGTGGCAGGGGTGGTGGTGGCCCGCTGGTTGTTCTTTGCCGAAGCCGAACACGTCGTGGGCCTCTACTACGGACGCGCGCCGTCCGGTTGA
- a CDS encoding ester cyclase, which yields MPFLPGFDERWRDAPDFIDGTLREIWTDRRLDRIARVYAEDAVVHTAPGLLRGRAAILAEAQGRLAAMPDIAFFPEETIWTQSGYKSVQASRRLWCRATHDGPGPYGAPTGRDISHRVMTDLWCRSNEIGEEWRVADTLAILNALGEAPEDWARGTVAAQSGPDRCAPPLSPETDTPPRFDGKGNTSPWGQTLADILTRVMAGEIAVLSRQFDPAAEVIYPGGQPDSGPEAAARFWSGLRASLPSALFAVQSAMGEDDAPASPRAAVRWTLNGRHDGWGLFGAPSGAELLVMGMTHAEFGPDGLRREWTLVDVPAVWLQIVLARGDG from the coding sequence ATGCCATTCCTGCCGGGTTTCGATGAGCGGTGGCGCGATGCGCCGGATTTCATCGACGGCACCCTGCGCGAGATCTGGACCGACCGGCGGCTCGACCGCATCGCGCGGGTCTATGCCGAAGACGCCGTCGTGCACACCGCCCCGGGCCTGCTGCGGGGGCGCGCCGCGATCTTGGCCGAGGCGCAGGGGCGTCTGGCCGCCATGCCCGACATCGCCTTCTTCCCCGAGGAGACCATCTGGACACAGTCGGGGTACAAGTCGGTTCAGGCGTCGCGGCGGCTTTGGTGCCGGGCGACGCATGACGGTCCCGGCCCCTACGGCGCGCCGACAGGGCGCGACATCAGCCATCGCGTGATGACCGACCTCTGGTGCCGCAGCAACGAGATCGGCGAGGAGTGGCGCGTTGCCGACACGCTCGCCATTCTGAACGCCCTGGGAGAGGCGCCGGAAGACTGGGCGCGCGGGACCGTGGCCGCGCAGAGCGGGCCGGACCGCTGTGCGCCGCCTCTGTCGCCTGAAACGGACACGCCGCCGCGCTTCGACGGAAAGGGCAATACGTCGCCTTGGGGCCAGACATTGGCGGACATCCTGACGCGCGTGATGGCGGGCGAGATCGCGGTCCTCTCCCGCCAGTTCGATCCGGCGGCCGAAGTGATCTACCCCGGCGGTCAGCCCGACAGCGGCCCGGAGGCGGCGGCACGGTTCTGGAGCGGTCTGCGCGCCTCGCTCCCCTCCGCACTGTTCGCGGTGCAGAGCGCCATGGGCGAGGATGACGCCCCCGCCAGCCCGCGCGCCGCGGTGCGCTGGACTTTGAACGGGCGGCACGACGGCTGGGGTCTGTTCGGCGCGCCGAGCGGCGCCGAACTGCTGGTCATGGGCATGACCCACGCGGAATTCGGGCCGGACGGCCTGCGCCGCGAATGGACTCTGGTGGATGTGCCGGCGGTCTGGCTGCAGATCGTCCTCGCGCGCGGAGACGGCTGA
- a CDS encoding DUF1523 family protein produces MKYVKWTFIALFWLLVAAFLHYTLPQHDVVRITDTYEKRVDPGENSLFWAQADTGTNGTLPNRDVFFIQTRKDDGEIIVYRNEDTGWGWPPYFKFDTSNLQAEAADLKSTADNPRWVAVRHYGWRNEFLTIFPNAVGLKQVAGPDVTIIPWTAIVILVLLAAIYWAIRVRWKRFWRSRVDPMLEEAGDRLDQGSHRMRGMFSSK; encoded by the coding sequence ATGAAATACGTGAAATGGACGTTCATCGCGCTGTTCTGGCTGCTGGTCGCGGCCTTCCTGCATTACACGCTGCCGCAGCACGATGTGGTGCGGATCACCGACACCTATGAAAAGCGCGTCGATCCGGGCGAGAACAGCCTGTTCTGGGCGCAGGCGGACACCGGTACGAACGGAACGCTGCCCAACCGCGACGTGTTCTTCATCCAGACCCGGAAAGACGACGGCGAAATCATCGTCTATCGCAACGAGGACACCGGCTGGGGTTGGCCGCCCTATTTCAAGTTCGACACCTCGAACCTGCAAGCTGAGGCGGCCGACCTGAAATCCACCGCCGACAACCCGCGCTGGGTGGCGGTGCGGCACTATGGCTGGCGGAACGAGTTCCTGACGATCTTCCCGAACGCAGTCGGCCTGAAACAGGTGGCGGGGCCGGACGTCACGATCATCCCCTGGACAGCCATCGTCATTCTCGTGCTGCTGGCGGCGATCTACTGGGCGATCCGGGTGCGGTGGAAGCGGTTCTGGCGCAGCCGCGTCGATCCGATGCTGGAAGAAGCCGGAGACCGGCTGGACCAGGGCAGCCACCGGATGCGGGGCATGTTCAGCTCGAAATAG
- a CDS encoding aminopeptidase P family protein — MTITTLEKPTQSRPQSYRFHQGDRVLPFAPAEYDARLAGLRAILRDAGLDAAVLTSMHNIAYYSGFLYCSFGRPYGLVVTQTESVTISAGIDAGQPWRRCHGDNITYTDWERNNYWRAILSVTGEGKAIGYEADHMTLASKGLMDSFLKPSTSADIAPATMRQRMMKSAAEIELIRAGAAVADVGGYAIHDAIRPGIREIDVAMAGRDAMELEIAARFPDAEYRDTWVWFQSGINTDGAHNPVTARQLQRGDILSLNCFPMISGYYTALERTLFVGEVDPAALKIWEANVAAHEYGMSLLKPGASCADITLKINDFFAERDLLQYRTFGYGHSFGVLSHYYGREAGLELREDIDTVLEPGMVISMEPMLTIPEGQPGAGGYREHDILVITGDGNENITGYPYGPDFNVVG, encoded by the coding sequence ATGACCATCACGACCCTCGAAAAGCCAACCCAGAGCCGCCCACAAAGCTACCGCTTCCATCAGGGCGACCGCGTCCTGCCCTTCGCACCCGCCGAATACGACGCCCGCCTCGCCGGGCTGCGCGCGATCCTGAGGGATGCCGGGCTTGACGCCGCCGTGCTGACCTCGATGCACAACATCGCCTACTACTCGGGGTTCCTTTACTGCTCGTTCGGGCGCCCCTATGGCCTTGTCGTGACCCAGACCGAAAGCGTGACGATCAGCGCGGGCATCGACGCGGGCCAGCCGTGGCGGCGCTGCCATGGCGACAACATCACCTACACCGACTGGGAGCGGAACAACTACTGGCGCGCGATCCTGTCGGTAACCGGCGAGGGCAAGGCCATCGGCTACGAGGCCGACCACATGACGCTGGCCTCCAAGGGGCTGATGGACAGCTTCCTCAAGCCTTCCACCTCTGCCGATATCGCACCCGCCACGATGCGCCAGCGCATGATGAAGTCCGCCGCCGAGATCGAGCTGATCCGCGCCGGTGCCGCCGTGGCGGACGTGGGTGGCTATGCCATCCACGACGCGATCCGCCCCGGTATCCGAGAGATCGACGTGGCCATGGCGGGCCGCGACGCAATGGAACTGGAAATCGCCGCGCGCTTCCCGGACGCGGAGTACCGCGACACCTGGGTCTGGTTCCAGTCGGGCATCAACACAGACGGCGCGCACAACCCGGTGACCGCCCGCCAGTTGCAGCGCGGGGACATCCTGTCGCTGAACTGCTTCCCGATGATCTCGGGCTACTACACCGCGCTGGAACGCACGCTGTTCGTGGGCGAGGTCGATCCGGCGGCGCTGAAGATCTGGGAGGCCAACGTCGCCGCCCATGAATACGGCATGTCGCTGCTGAAACCCGGCGCCTCCTGCGCGGATATCACGCTGAAGATCAACGACTTTTTCGCCGAGCGAGACCTGCTGCAATACCGCACCTTCGGCTACGGCCACTCCTTCGGGGTGCTGTCGCACTACTACGGGCGCGAGGCCGGGCTGGAACTGCGCGAGGACATCGACACGGTGCTGGAACCGGGCATGGTGATCTCAATGGAGCCGATGCTGACCATCCCCGAAGGTCAGCCCGGCGCGGGCGGTTACCGCGAGCACGACATCCTTGTCATCACCGGGGACGGCAACGAGAACATCACCGGCTATCCCTACGGTCCCGATTTCAACGTGGTCGGTTGA
- a CDS encoding NAD-dependent succinate-semialdehyde dehydrogenase, whose product MLDQTTDLKSLLKDPTLLETRAYVDGAWITGDKTFSVTNPARGDVIAEVCDLSRDQVAKAIDAAYTAQKDWATWTGKERAAVLRKWFDLMVENQNDLGIIMTAEQGKPLAEAKGEIAYAAGFIEFFGEEAKRIYGETIPGHQRDKRIMVMKQPIGVAASITPWNFPSAMITRKAGPALAAGCAFVARPAKETPLSAIALAVLAERAGVPAGVFNVVTSSSSSEIGKEFCENPKVRKLTFTGSTEVGRILLRQAADQVMKCSMELGGNAPFIVFDDADLDAAVQGAIMCKFRNNGQTCVCANRIYVQSGVYDAFAEKLQAATAKLKVGDGLEDGTDLGPLINSDAIDKVQEHISDATSKGAKVVYGDGKPLSGEGHFLPPTILTGVTQDMQVATDETFGPLAPLFKFDDVDDVIEMANDTIFGLASYFYAKDLSRVYKVAEALEYGIVGVNTGIISTEVAPFGGVKQSGLGREGSHHGIEDYLEMKYVCLSV is encoded by the coding sequence ATGCTCGACCAGACGACCGATCTCAAAAGCCTGCTCAAGGATCCAACCCTGCTGGAGACCCGCGCCTACGTCGACGGCGCGTGGATCACCGGCGACAAGACGTTTTCCGTCACCAACCCGGCCCGTGGCGATGTCATCGCCGAGGTCTGCGACCTGAGCCGCGATCAGGTGGCCAAGGCCATCGACGCAGCCTACACCGCCCAGAAGGACTGGGCGACGTGGACCGGCAAGGAACGGGCCGCCGTCCTGCGCAAGTGGTTCGACCTGATGGTGGAGAACCAGAACGATCTCGGCATCATCATGACCGCCGAGCAGGGCAAGCCGCTGGCCGAAGCCAAGGGCGAGATCGCCTATGCCGCCGGGTTCATCGAGTTCTTCGGCGAAGAGGCCAAGCGTATCTACGGCGAGACCATCCCCGGCCACCAGCGCGACAAGCGCATCATGGTGATGAAGCAGCCGATCGGTGTCGCCGCCTCCATCACGCCGTGGAACTTCCCTTCGGCGATGATCACCCGCAAGGCCGGTCCGGCGCTGGCGGCGGGCTGCGCCTTCGTCGCGCGCCCGGCCAAGGAAACGCCGCTGTCGGCCATCGCGCTGGCGGTGCTGGCTGAACGCGCCGGCGTGCCCGCGGGCGTGTTCAACGTCGTGACATCGTCGTCCTCGTCGGAGATCGGCAAGGAGTTCTGCGAGAACCCGAAAGTCCGCAAGCTGACCTTCACCGGCTCGACCGAGGTGGGCCGCATCCTGCTGCGCCAGGCCGCAGACCAGGTGATGAAGTGCTCGATGGAGCTGGGCGGCAACGCGCCGTTCATCGTGTTCGACGACGCCGACCTCGACGCCGCCGTACAGGGCGCGATCATGTGCAAGTTCCGCAACAACGGCCAGACCTGCGTGTGCGCGAACCGGATCTACGTGCAGTCGGGTGTCTATGACGCCTTCGCCGAAAAGCTGCAGGCCGCCACGGCCAAGCTGAAGGTCGGCGACGGCCTGGAAGACGGCACGGACCTTGGCCCGCTGATCAACTCCGATGCCATCGACAAGGTGCAGGAGCACATCAGCGACGCGACCTCCAAGGGGGCGAAGGTGGTCTATGGCGACGGCAAGCCGCTGAGCGGCGAAGGCCACTTCCTGCCGCCGACCATCCTGACCGGCGTCACGCAGGACATGCAGGTCGCCACCGATGAAACCTTCGGGCCGCTGGCGCCGCTCTTCAAGTTCGACGACGTGGACGACGTGATCGAGATGGCGAACGACACCATCTTCGGCCTTGCGTCCTACTTCTACGCCAAGGACCTGAGCCGCGTGTACAAGGTGGCCGAAGCGCTGGAATACGGCATCGTCGGCGTGAACACCGGAATCATCTCGACCGAGGTCGCGCCCTTCGGTGGCGTCAAGCAGTCCGGCCTTGGCCGCGAAGGCTCCCACCACGGGATCGAGGACTACCTGGAGATGAAATACGTTTGCCTAAGCGTATAA
- a CDS encoding alpha/beta hydrolase, whose translation MDQKTDLSDAYENGAYIPDAAGYPPRWASEAQAYRQRLSPAQKAVLGLPYGEEARHRMDLFLPDRTPEGLVVFVHGGYWQRFDKSDWSHFAEGARARGWAVAIPSYDLCPSVRIRDITAQIVQAVTIAAEEVQGPIRLTGHSAGGHLVARMGTGVLPEDVAARVKAILPISPLSDLRPLMETAMNANLKLDAEEARTESPIFHSAPRAKVTVWVGGAERPAFLEQAEWLEEAWGCARVVDEGKHHFDVIDSLADPSGALTERLLSM comes from the coding sequence ATGGACCAGAAAACAGACCTCTCAGACGCTTACGAGAACGGCGCCTATATTCCGGACGCGGCCGGCTATCCGCCCCGCTGGGCGAGCGAGGCGCAGGCTTATCGCCAGCGCCTGTCTCCGGCGCAAAAGGCGGTGCTGGGGCTGCCTTACGGTGAAGAGGCGCGGCACCGGATGGACCTGTTCCTGCCCGACCGTACACCGGAGGGGCTGGTCGTTTTCGTGCACGGAGGCTACTGGCAGCGTTTCGACAAGTCCGACTGGTCGCATTTCGCCGAAGGCGCACGGGCGCGCGGATGGGCCGTGGCGATCCCGTCCTACGACCTCTGTCCGTCGGTCCGGATCCGGGACATCACCGCCCAGATCGTGCAGGCCGTGACCATCGCCGCCGAAGAGGTACAGGGTCCGATCCGCCTGACCGGCCATTCGGCAGGCGGGCATCTTGTGGCACGCATGGGAACCGGCGTTCTGCCCGAGGACGTTGCGGCGCGGGTCAAGGCGATCCTGCCGATCTCTCCACTGTCTGACCTGCGGCCGCTGATGGAGACCGCGATGAACGCCAACCTGAAGCTGGATGCAGAGGAGGCACGGACCGAAAGCCCGATCTTCCACTCTGCCCCACGCGCCAAGGTGACGGTCTGGGTGGGCGGCGCCGAACGTCCCGCATTCCTCGAACAGGCGGAATGGCTGGAGGAGGCCTGGGGCTGCGCGCGCGTCGTCGATGAGGGCAAGCATCACTTCGACGTGATCGACAGCCTCGCCGATCCCTCGGGGGCGCTGACCGAACGGCTCCTGTCGATGTGA
- a CDS encoding RNA polymerase sigma factor produces MDVSDEALARAAADGDREAFALLVGRVYDRVYAYAIRLTGNRADAEDLAQDLCAALPAKLQSFRGEARLKTWLYRIAVNAARDRFRRRATYMKAAEGWGDWEQARQAEIAEQAERRDWLTRAMGALSVDLRETLALVLDGISQAETAEILGIPEGTVAWRVSDAKKRLRALKEAEAREVTK; encoded by the coding sequence ATGGATGTCAGTGACGAAGCCTTGGCCCGCGCGGCCGCAGACGGAGACCGGGAGGCGTTCGCCCTGCTGGTGGGCCGTGTCTACGACCGTGTCTACGCCTATGCCATCCGCCTGACGGGCAACCGGGCGGATGCCGAAGATCTGGCGCAGGATCTCTGCGCCGCGCTGCCCGCCAAGCTGCAGTCCTTCCGGGGCGAGGCGCGCCTGAAGACGTGGCTCTATCGCATCGCCGTCAACGCCGCGCGGGACCGCTTTCGCCGCCGCGCCACCTACATGAAGGCTGCCGAAGGCTGGGGCGACTGGGAACAGGCGCGGCAGGCCGAGATCGCCGAACAGGCGGAGCGGCGCGACTGGCTGACACGGGCGATGGGCGCCCTGTCGGTCGACCTGCGCGAGACGCTGGCGCTGGTGCTCGACGGCATCAGCCAGGCCGAGACGGCCGAGATCCTCGGCATCCCCGAGGGCACCGTCGCATGGCGCGTCTCGGACGCGAAGAAACGCCTTCGGGCCTTGAAAGAGGCCGAAGCGCGGGAGGTGACGAAATGA